The Aspergillus flavus chromosome 2, complete sequence region atatctaggaGGGTGAGCATATCATTGCCTGATTTCCAGTGCGAATTGGGGTGCACAAAGGGCTTACGACTAGTCTAAACAGTATATAAAGATACTCGCCTCTCTAAGAATCAAAAGAAGGCTTTAGCAAGTTATCCTGTCTTCACGAGGCCATGGACTGTATTACACAAAGTTCCGTGCACACCTCTAAGTCACATCCACTGCAGATCTTCCATCGTTATAACCACCAGCGAGCCACACAGCATCTCATTGAGCTCTATGAAGCATATACGAGTGACCCTACCGACGAACAGAAGTTACTAGTAGCCATTGAAAAAATTGATAGTATCAATTCACGAATCCGAGATCTTAATGAAGAAAGTCAATTGCCACTTGATTCAGGGGTCATCGATTATGGGGTATTCATATACGGCTGGGAACGGAACAAAACAGATAATTCAAAGCAACAGCTCGAGGTTCTATGTAGAAGGAACCAGTACATGAAAGGTTGGAGCTGTATTCCACCTCATCATGATTATGGATATTTTGATTACGAAAATAATAAGACGCTGTCGGTCATCCTGCCCCTCTGGCTTCAGCTAGTCTGGGcgctgctgaagaagaaacaattGGATTTCgtggatgatgttgaagtcACACTGCTAAGCCATGCGAGCAGCGAGGCGTGCTCGCTACAGCCTGTTTGTCTTGATATCCCAACAGTTCTATCCTTGTTACACCAAATGGGCAGGCTGCTGGAcaaaggcaagaaaaagcagaatTGCGTTCGCATTGCATCTGAATATGAGGATACCAGAGAAACCATCAGAAGGATGTTTAAGTTTGAGGGTTTCCAAACGGACTGGATTCCCTCTAGCATGGAAGAGGAACAGACAATTAGCAGATAGAGAGTTCTGTATCTAAGCTGTTACTTTTATATTGATGTTTAAAGCCCTGTTAATAGTGAAGCCAGGGAAATCATCGTTAAGCTTCTGTTAACCGCCTAGATTGGCATAAAAAGTACTAATAATGTATAGCGCCAGAACAACAGAGGTGGACCTGGATATCCTGGTTGTCTCTCAATGTCTCAATCACATTGTAGCATTCACTGATTGGGCAAAGTAACTTCCATTCTCGGTCTTTCCATTTTTCTGGTAAACATGAGTTCAATTTTTGGGCTAGATTGTAGATGTAGGCCCTTTGTTTGTCTTCAGAATTAAGGCATTCGATATCACAGCACCCCTCGCACACAGTTTGCATCTCAAGGGACTGTTTTGCAGCGAGAACACGGGATAGGGTAGCTTCGACCCGTGCACCCGGACTATAGCCAACAACCTTACGGTCCCAAATCTAGAACATTGCAGTATTCAACTCAGCCCATATAGGGATGAGATTGTTCGCTCCTCGGCGCTTCACGCGGCTGGCATTTCGCACCTTCTTCTGAGGACGATCGATATTTGTTTGAGAGCCACGGTGATGGAGGCGCATTGTAAAGGTCTTTTCAACCTTACAGAGTGTGCGGAACCTCTTTGAAGCGTTTCCACTCACCTAGAGACCCTGAATCTTCACATGTGTAGCGGCATCTCACCCAAGGCCCcatttccttccctcccGAATCTCAAGGCTCTTCGGCTCACGTATAGTCCGACTGCCTTGCCGAGTGGGACCTTGAAGGGATGCTTTCGTCTTGTACCGGCCTACGCAACTTTTTCTATGAGGCTACGTCGGGCCTCTCGCCACAGCATTGCCGCGCGCCCGCATCCTACGATTGCACTGATCACTTTCACCTGGCGAATGCGGTTAGATATCTCAGCCGCCATACCACACTTGAGACATTACATATGAACCTTCGCTGGCGAGACCACGGCGTCTATCCGCCAGAGCCCCGAGCTGTCTTCAGCTTTCGCCACTTCCCTGCGCTGAGACATCTGTTTCTAAACTTGGATGAGTTTCACTCCCGGTTCTGGGCGGGAGATCCTGCTGTCGATCCAGATCTGCTCGtcgaacttcttccccaaAGCATCATGTCATTACATCTTGCTGGCCGTATCACGAACGACCTTCATCGTCTAGAGAAGGGTCTGCTTGGTCTTGGTAATGCTCTATCATGCGGCCATTTCCCTAGATTGGAGGAGGTTCTATGGGACCAAAATGAGCAATTAAGTAGCGAGTGTGAACGCCGTGTCCGCCCACTGTTTGCAGAGGCAGGAGTCAGCTTTGATTACAACAGTTGGCCGACGAGTAGCACTACGCTGGGCGAGGGTGGCGGGCTACCCGGCCCCATCGACAATAACCCACCCACTCCGCCATGGGAACAGGAGTAGGAAGAAATTTGATGAGAGAGACGTGGAATGCCACAGACAAAATGCGACCCTTTCATCCGTTCTGCACACTGGATGTATGGGCTTGATTTTGGTATCAACAGGAACGTTGCCAACGCGGGTCAGGCCGTCCCCGTCCGCGGAGGCTCAGACGGCAAAGCGCCTGGAAGCTGGTGCTGAGGAGGGTATGCGCAGAGTAAGACACTTACCCTTTGGAATATCTACTTTGTTAATATTAGGGCTATTACAGCTTCTGATGGAGCCCGATAAGTCTTAATCGTTTCAAACCAATGGCGAGATTTCTTCGTCATACTGATCCAAATGGTGATTCACTATTAAACATGTTATCCGGGTACTTTCTTACATGTTGTGACTCGTATGGATAATAGGTATGCCTAACAGCCGGGATTAGGTACAAGCATAGCTATATGTCAACCTATTTTTCCCCTCACTGGAAGGTCTTCCCTCCCTCAGCAGTACCATTATGCAAGTTCGTCCACCTCTTTCTCAATAGATGAGCAGCAGCCTTTGGCTTCCGATCCCTAGTAAAAACACCTTTCTTGTTCCCGTCCACTCGACTAACACCAACCGCAGTTTGAAAGTCCGCGAAATTCCAGACTTGTTCACCTGCCATGGCCTCGAACCGATCAAAGACCCGATGATACATATCCAGCATCTCGACCTGGAACTCCTCGCTCCAGGGAGTAACCATGACCGAGTGCAAGCCCGCCACCGTGTCTGCTCCGTACTCCGTCATGACAATCGGTTTGTCATACTTCTCGGTCCATCCGCGAAGTTCTTCTTCCAGCGCAGCTTCTGCCTCGTCGAGCTCAGCCGTTTGCGTGTACCAACCAAAATACCGGTTTAAGCAAAGCACATCAAAGAGGTCTGCAATACGGTCTGCCTTATAGGTAGCAAGACCCACATTGGCGAAAGTGACAGGTCGCGTCGGGTCAAGCTGACGAGCCAGCTTGGGCAGAGGTGCGAAGTATTCGCGGGCGCCGTCCTCGTTAGAGGCAGGCTCGTTAGCGATGGACCACATGACCACGCTGGGATGGTTTTTATCGCGGTGGATAAGCTCACGGATAGCTTGAGCGTGAGCTTCGCGAGTCTTGTTGTTTATGCGATCTGGGCTGAATGTAGCCGGCGGGTTAGACGTCTGGGCTCCCGCTCCGATGGAGAATGCTAGACCGACGGCGGGTGTTTCATCTATCACGACTATGCCCTGTCGATCGGCATATTCCATGACCTCCTCGGCGTATGGGTAGTGTGAGGTTCGGAAGGAGTTGGCCCCCATCCAGTGCAGCAGCTGAAAGTCGTGCACCATGTAGGCGTCGTCGTGGCCTTTGCCGCGGATATTAGTGTCCTCGTGTTTACCGAACCCGGTGAAGTAGAAGGGCTTGTCGTTTATGAGGAACTGAGTACCCTGTACTTTGACCGTCCGGATGCCCGTTGCTAGCTTATATGTATCAATAGTCTTTTTGGAAGAGTCTATGATGCTGGCATGGAGTTGGTACAGATACGCGGCGCCAGGTTGCCAAAGGTGAACGGATGGTATATGGATAGTCCCGTTCGATCCTGAGCTTGTCGCTACGGTTGTGCCATCCTCATCTATCACGGCAACCTGAATGGTTCCTTGTGTCGTACTGGCCACAACATTGTAGTCAATCAGCCCGGTGGTGCCTTTCACATCCGTCCGAACAGTGATATCCTGAATGTGCTGCTGTGGCACAGAATACAGCCACACCGACCGAGCCAGCCCAGCATAATTGTAAAAATCATGCTGATAAGTCTGCACCTTCTTGCCCGTCGCCTCGAGAATCTCCACCTTTCCAGGTGGGATCGTCTGATACGTGAGTTCATTGTCAACCGCAATGGTCAGGCGGAATTGTTCTCCGGCAGCAACCAGATCGGTAATATCTGCCTCAAACGGCGTGTAACCGCCCACATGGTCCGCGACCAGATTTCCATTGACGTAGATCCGGCCATGGTGTGTTGCGGCTTCACAGCGCACAAGATACCGTTCTTCGGACCAGCCCTTTGGCACAATCACGTCGCGCTGGTAGTACACCCATCCGACGTGATCGTGGATCTTACTGTCTGCGAATATGTCATTGTAGGATGCTGGGACCGGGCATTCCAGGGACGTTTTTAGTTGGCTTGTCCATGGTTGCGTATTGTTGTCGTCGGATGCTAGGGCAAATTTCCATAGCCCGTCGAGCGAGATGAGGTCTCGGGTAGTAGTTTGCTGCGGTTTGAGCATGGCCTTCGAATAGCCTCCTCTGGCCAGATCATCGCGAAGATGATGAGTATGGGTGTCCGTTGGAACAGACAAGGCAAgcgaaagaaaggagaggaatCCCAAAGTTCTTGAGAACTGCATGGTGGATGGAGTCTACATTCGCAGTTGTCTCTGAGATAATGCATCAGAAACTGACTGACCATAGCAAAATATTCACATTGTTTAAATAGCATCCTGGCACACTCGACGGCTATTGAAACAGGTCGGCAACTGAAAACAGGAGTACATTACTCAAATCTCGTCCACCGGATTGGCTGGTGCGTTAGATTCATATCCCGATATAGATGAAGACTTATTGCAATTTGCGGGGTACATTCGAGATATCCAGGGATAGGGTAGAATCTGACTAGTAGCGCAGCCAAGACTGTGGGGGGAAACTCAGATGTCGGGATGTGGAGGTTGACTGCCGAGGAGTTTGTAAGCCACTTGTTCATCATAGTTGAAGGCTAAAGTTCTTAGCTGGTCTACCTTGTGCGTTCTTTACAAGGCAGTGAACTGGCAGATTGGAAGATCATGAAACACATGTCTAATCTATCACATAGACAGTGCTTGGGAGGGTAGCTATATCATGGCGTATAAAAGGCGTTCTCTTtccattgattgatattCGTATCACTACTAAACCGGCGTAAGGATATCCTGTTACAACATAGATTTCTCTCTTGAACATTGAACGGCCAGATCGACTGAAGCGTATCTATGTATCCATCAGATTTAAGAGGCTATCTATTCGGACATAGTAAAGCTTTCTGCTAACGTCACCAACAACTCGAAAACCTTTCTAACATGTTCCACATGAGCTGCCTGGTTGGCATTGACTACACGTATAGCATAGACATGGTCCACCACTGCCGATGTCAAGAAAAAGTCACCCTGTTGGTGTATGGTTTCGTAGACCTTTCTAGCCTTGGAATCTAGTTCTGATGACTGACTAGTTGGCAAGAGGCGGAAGACCGTCAGAGCAAATGCTGGCTGGATAATAATATCAAACAGGTCGAGTCGGCTACGCAACAGTTCGGCAAATTCAATCCCTACCTGAATTCCGTTGTGAATATGTGCTCTCAACCCACTTAAGCCAAAAGTACGTAGAACAAACCATACTTTCAGGGAGCGAAACCGTCGCCCTAGTGGTATTTGCCTGTTGCGGTGATCCACCACGGTGCCGGTATTGGAAACATTGCTGCGCAGATAGGAAGGATTCACCTCGAGTGCTTCTGCAAGATCTTTTCTATTGCGCACAAAGCAACAACTGTGAAGAAGTTCGCACATTGATTCATATGTCACCACTTCAGGAGGCCAACATACCTTGCATCGAAGTTGACAAGTAGCCACTTATGCATTATGAAGCGATCCTGAGAATTATCGTCCGGAACGGTGGCTTGAACATCCTAGTCATCCCCTGTTTACGTTTGGCCTTGGTTACCGCATGTGCGCTGGGTCTTTGCTCGCGTATCGTGAGCTCTACCTCACCTTTTTACGCATGTTATCCGCTTTCGAGATTAGAGCAGACGAATCTATCGAGACCGACCCTCTAAAAGGCATTTCCAATCTCACGAGTCTTGTTAGAATGCCGAGGGAATACAGATTGCGGTTTATTCCTCGCAACGAACGAATTCTTATTGGTGAATTGGAGAGGTTCTGCCAATGAATGGGCGCAATGGTGGCCTGTGTCACTGATTGTCGGGAATCTTCTTGTGGTTTTGTGGATATGAATATCACCGGGTGGAATATTTGGTCTATTCAACCTAGCTATTAGAACTGCTATGATAAAATTGAAGTTTCCACGGCTTTCCCGCTATCGTCTGCATCACTTCACCCACGTAGAGCCTGCACTGATTGCCTGATTCACATATCTTCTGCTTGCTCCTTCATTCAATATCCAAGTACCCTCGTAGCCTCTAAGCTCGGTTCTGTAGGCACCTGGTGGATTGCACAGTCCACTCTCaccatcatcgccatcatcattatcatcatcctgaGCAAAGTACCGTGACAGGAGCAGCCTTGAGATGGCTTGGGAAAGCACCACCATCAATCCTATCCAGGGTTTTGCACCTCAGATAGCGGAAGTACGGCGATTTGAAATGATCAAAGATATCGGTATAGTGGCTCTGCTTGTAGACACTGCCACATGGACATGCTCTGTTATAGTTATCAGATACAGAGCAACTGGAGAGTCTCTGGTATATGAAAACAAGACTAGTTGTGATTACACTAACAGAACTGACACATCCCACTCGTCAGACTTTACTCTAGTGTAAGTATTATactcttccatcttctgaCACATATACTAATACATGCCAAGGGGCCAGCCGTACGCCCAATACGGACACCGATAAAACATTAAAGAGAAAGCGATCGGAAACAATCAAGACGATGATCAGTTTGTATCCATTGCCCATCACGATATACCTAGAAGCAAGGCCAGCAATAATGCGTCGAACGCGATCAGTGTTGTGTACTGACCAAGAAAGATGATCCAATAGAGATAGTCCATATTTAGCCATGTAATATGGCGGGCAAAATCCCGACCAGCAGAGCTTTTGGTTTTGTCTACGCAATTTATGGAACCCGCACATGATAGAAAAGGTAAACGGGTCACTGTATGTCCAGAGGACACAGAAACACTTTGGAATTTTCTGTGCCTGTCCAAGTGGCTCACATCTATTCCTATAGCATGATGGGCAAACCAAAGAATACACAGGAACAATTTTGTACTCATAGAGTCCTTCAGGCACCCAGACAGGATTGCCAAGTGGAAGAGTACTGTGATGGGCCCGGATGGCACCGAGGTTTTGCAGGATGTTCTCTGCCTACCAAGAGATGCCCATGGGTTATGGGGTAAAGCTCGCTTTGCCCTCAAGCCAGTCCAAATGTCAGTCGACAGCAAAGTCTGACCTGTGCGGTTTTTCTGGATGCCCTGAAAAAAActcaagaagctcaacgGTACGAtttggaaagaagcaaagGAGGTACTCAATGGCTTAAATGGCAAGAGGGACGGTGAAATGGCCACACTCAAGCGACAGTTGGAGGACGCAAATAATGTGCTGCTGGGAAAGCAGCAGCGGACTGATTTCCTATTCTTTCACAAGACATGAATGCGATGGATCCGAAAGCGACACCCTCTCTCCTATCAAATCTCGGTCACACTGGGAAAAGGATCAAACTTTGCAACTGTGAAACGGAAAAGCAAATATATTCAGGGGAAATCATAACGATCACAATAGCTGATCCCGATGAATATCCTCTGCCATGTTTCGACGTCTTGGACATCCAACGGTTTCTAAGGCGAGCATTGGGGTTGAGCGGTGCCAGGCATGCGTTTGAATAGATTACCGAGGTGTGCTCCAATAGTGTCTACTGCATATGGACAATGTTGGAACATTGTACACGAAGGTTACTATGCGTTTGTCGAGGAGCAGTTAGCAAGAGGCCGTCACTGGTTGGTGAATATGAACACCGGAGACTCACTATCAGCGGGCTCTTTCAATCTAGAAGTAGGAAGTTTACGGTTCATAGGAGATACTAACAAGGTCGTCGATTTCTACTCAACCAGAGTCGGTTAAGCGTTGAGTCTTAGGACGACTTGACGAGCAGGGTCTAACTAAGGATCTCAATTGGCGAACATACGATGTTATGCTAAAAGAACCGTATCGACGCCAACTCCTACGCGATCGCATTGATCGTTTACAAACCTTGGACTTCAACATCCCGTTGTTCGGTGGCGCCACCCAGGACGAACTGAGTGATTTTGGTGATTCTATTAGCGATATGCAAACCCAGTTCAACGAGGCTGCAACCCAGTCAGCAGGACGGTATGTCGATATGACCCGGAGGAGTAGGACAGCGACTcagagaaagacaaggatGGTCTAGGCAAATGCTTACGAACTAATCTACATACCGCTAACCACAATGACTCGATCCGTGGAGGTGGTAGATAGACTTGCCTCGAGCTCTAAGGTGATGCTATTCACATTCAGGATGGGAAGTATATCTCGGACAAAGCAGCAAAGCTTCTGGACTAGGCTATCCTGCTAATGGACACCAGACAAGGTAACAAAATTCAAAGACGTAGTTACGGGCTCCCAAGGCACTGAAGCCACTCGGAACGTATTATGTCTTTCTTGGATTTCGCATGCGGTATGGGCTAAGGCGAGATTCGTCTTACAGGCCATTGAACTATGAGATGATCGGAAAGTCTTAAAGACCATATTTATCTGACTAGCCATCTTCAAATGTTTTAACAGTATTGATATTCGAGAGCCCTTTATTTCCATCCAACCTAGGCTTTGTCGGCAGACGAATCAAGCTGTTCGACTTTGAGACAGCAGTTCAGATGTATTCAGTGGATATCATCACGATGGAGACGGTTAATCCAGACATGTATCCTCTGCCCTCCATCGAACTGTTGAATATGCAGTTTGCATTCGCTCGTGCATTGCGTTTGAGGGGTGCCGCCGATCTTGGCCAGGAGGAGGTGGATAGCAGTGACTCtgaaaaagaggaggatgtACTGGTGGCTCAACCTCGAGGTCGAGCATACAACCTTCAAGAGAGCCAGTACCCTTCGAGGGTCTCAAGTCGAACGTCCACCAAAGGAGCGCCAGGCTCCCGTGATACTTCGCGGAGCTTCAGCCTTTTTGCCAGAAGCCAGCATTAATTAGCTGGAATTGAATTCCGTTGTCGAGCTAGACTTTTACATGCTCATGCAATGGTAGAAGGTTTGCCAGTAGCATGTCCTCGTTAATCTACTGTCCCACTGAGAGTTATCCATTAATCTAAAAGGTTATATGCACAATCCTACCCAGAACAACCCCAAGGAGAAACAAGACAAAGACGACCAGTGCCACCACGGATACCATTCGAGGTCAGCTAGCGGTGCGGCCTGGAGGCCATATTGTCTACCCTTACTATATAGTAAGAGACCAgtttagaaataataattgaATCACTATAGCCGCGTTATTTTAATGTT contains the following coding sequences:
- a CDS encoding beta-glucuronidase, which codes for MQFSRTLGFLSFLSLALSVPTDTHTHHLRDDLARGGYSKAMLKPQQTTTRDLISLDGLWKFALASDDNNTQPWTSQLKTSLECPVPASYNDIFADSKIHDHVGWVYYQRDVIVPKGWSEERYLVRCEAATHHGRIYVNGNLVADHVGGYTPFEADITDLVAAGEQFRLTIAVDNELTYQTIPPGKVEILEATGKKVQTYQHDFYNYAGLARSVWLYSVPQQHIQDITVRTDVKGTTGLIDYNVVASTTQGTIQVAVIDEDGTTVATSSGSNGTIHIPSVHLWQPGAAYLYQLHASIIDSSKKTIDTYKLATGIRTVKVQGTQFLINDKPFYFTGFGKHEDTNIRGKGHDDAYMVHDFQLLHWMGANSFRTSHYPYAEEVMEYADRQGIVVIDETPAVGLAFSIGAGAQTSNPPATFSPDRINNKTREAHAQAIRELIHRDKNHPSVVMWSIANEPASNEDGAREYFAPLPKLARQLDPTRPVTFANVGLATYKADRIADLFDVLCLNRYFGWYTQTAELDEAEAALEEELRGWTEKYDKPIVMTEYGADTVAGLHSVMVTPWSEEFQVEMLDMYHRVFDRFEAMAGEQVWNFADFQTAVGVSRVDGNKKGVFTRDRKPKAAAHLLRKRWTNLHNGTAEGGKTFQ
- a CDS encoding aromatic amino acid decarboxylase, which codes for MHKWLLVNFDASCCFVRNRKDLAEALEVNPSYLRSNVSNTGTVVDHRNRQIPLGRRFRSLKVWFVLRTFGLSGLRAHIHNGIQVGIEFAELLRSRLDLFDIIIQPAFALTVFRLLPTSQSSELDSKARKVYETIHQQGDFFLTSAVVDHVYAIRVVNANQAAHVEHVRKVFELLVTLAESFTMSE